In a genomic window of Passer domesticus isolate bPasDom1 chromosome 3, bPasDom1.hap1, whole genome shotgun sequence:
- the BROX gene encoding BRO1 domain-containing protein BROX isoform X4 has translation MTHWFHRNPLKATAPVSFNYYGVTTTPAATKVCNDLRLSRTRLLELFTDSSCNPEIMKNAADLYFSLLQGFILSLDDSSQECKLRYIQNFKWTDTLQGQVPSAQQDAVFELISMGFNVALWYTKYASRLAGKEDITEDEAKGVHRSLKIAAGIFKHLKESHIPKLITPVEKGRDLEARLIDSYIIQCQAEAQEVTIARAIELKHNPGLIAALAYETANFYQKADQTLSSLDPTYAGKWRKYLNLKSCFYMAYAYCYHGQTLLVSDKCGEAIRSLQESEKFFAKAETLCKEYGETKGPGTTAKPSGHLFFRKLGSLIKNTLEKCQRENGFIYFQKVPAEAPQLELKANYGLVEPVPFEFPVLNAHWTPETVAAFDLTKRPKEDADKPKPDEEVKPLKEPNIKPQKDSGCQIS, from the exons ATGACCCACTGGTTCCATCGCAACCCTCTGAAGGCTACAGCTCCCGTTTCATTTAATTATTATGGGGTAACCACCACTCCAGCGGCAACAAAGGTTTGCAA TGACTTGCGGTTGTCTCGAACACGGCTATTGGAGCTGTTTACAGATTCAAGTTGTAATCCAGAAATTATGAAGAATGCAGCTGACTTGTacttctctcttctgcaag GTTTTATCCTTTCACTGGATGACTCTTCCCAAGAATGTAAATTGAGATATATTCAGAATTTCAAGTGGACTGACACATTACAAGGACAAGTCCCGAG TGCCCagcaggatgcagtatttgaactGATTTCCATGGGATTTAATGTAGCTCTATGGTACACAAAATATGCATCAAGACTTGCTGGAAAAGAAGA TATAACAGAAGATGAAGCAAAAGGTGTTCACCGCAGCCTGAAGATAGCAGCTGGGATTTTTAAACACCTGAAG GAAAGTCACATTCCAAAATTGATTACACCCGTGGAAAAGGGAAGAGATTTAGAAGCTCGACTTATAGACTCCTACATCATACAGTGTCAAGCTGAAGCTCAAGAAG TCACAATTGCTCGGGCTATTGAGCTGAAACACAATCCAGGCCTAATAGCTGCTCTTGCTTATGAAACAGCCAACTTCTACCAAAAAGCTG ATCAAACATTATCCAGTTTGGATCCAACCTATGCAGGTAAATGGAGGAAGTACTTAAACTTGAAGAGCTGTTTCTATATGGCCTAC GCATACTGTTACCATGGCCAGACTTTGCTGGTGAGTGATAAATGTGGGGAAGCGATCAGATCTCTGCAGGAATCAGAAAAAT tTTTTGCCAAGGCTGAAACATTGTGCAAAGAATATGGAGAAACCAAAGGGCCTGGGACTACTGCCAAACCTTCTGGACATCTTTTCTTTAGGAAATTAGGAAGTTTGATTAAGAACACATTAGAAAAATGCCAGAGAGAGAATGGATTTAT CTATTTCCAGAAGGTGCCAGCAGAAGCTCCCCAGCTGGAATTGAAAGCAAACTATGGCTTAGTAGAGCCTGTTCCTTTTGAGTTTCCTGTTTTGAATGCACATTGGACTCCTGAAACAGTTGCAGCATTTGATCTCACCAAGAGGCCAAAGGAGGATGCT GATAAACCAAAACCAGATGAAGAAGTAAAACCTCTGAAGGAACCAAATATAAAGCCTCAAAAAGACAGTGGATGCCAGATTTCTTAA
- the BROX gene encoding BRO1 domain-containing protein BROX isoform X2, with amino-acid sequence MAAVTCAWAGPGRGRSAPPSVPGRAQIWHRQHCRKKMTHWFHRNPLKATAPVSFNYYGVTTTPAATKVCNDLRLSRTRLLELFTDSSCNPEIMKNAADLYFSLLQGFILSLDDSSQECKLRYIQNFKWTDTLQGQVPSAQQDAVFELISMGFNVALWYTKYASRLAGKEDITEDEAKGVHRSLKIAAGIFKHLKESHIPKLITPVEKGRDLEARLIDSYIIQCQAEAQEVTIARAIELKHNPGLIAALAYETANFYQKADQTLSSLDPTYAGKWRKYLNLKSCFYMAYAYCYHGQTLLVSDKCGEAIRSLQESEKFFAKAETLCKEYGETKGPGTTAKPSGHLFFRKLGSLIKNTLEKCQRENGFIYFQKVPAEAPQLELKANYGLVEPVPFEFPVLNAHWTPETVAAFDLTKRPKEDADKPKPDEEVKPLKEPNIKPQKDSGCQIS; translated from the exons ATGGCGGCGGTCACGTGCGCATGGGCGGGGCCCGGGCGGGGTCGCTCCGCTCCTCCCTCCGTTCCCGGCCGTGCCCAG ATTTGGCATAGACAACACTGCAGGAAGAAAATGACCCACTGGTTCCATCGCAACCCTCTGAAGGCTACAGCTCCCGTTTCATTTAATTATTATGGGGTAACCACCACTCCAGCGGCAACAAAGGTTTGCAA TGACTTGCGGTTGTCTCGAACACGGCTATTGGAGCTGTTTACAGATTCAAGTTGTAATCCAGAAATTATGAAGAATGCAGCTGACTTGTacttctctcttctgcaag GTTTTATCCTTTCACTGGATGACTCTTCCCAAGAATGTAAATTGAGATATATTCAGAATTTCAAGTGGACTGACACATTACAAGGACAAGTCCCGAG TGCCCagcaggatgcagtatttgaactGATTTCCATGGGATTTAATGTAGCTCTATGGTACACAAAATATGCATCAAGACTTGCTGGAAAAGAAGA TATAACAGAAGATGAAGCAAAAGGTGTTCACCGCAGCCTGAAGATAGCAGCTGGGATTTTTAAACACCTGAAG GAAAGTCACATTCCAAAATTGATTACACCCGTGGAAAAGGGAAGAGATTTAGAAGCTCGACTTATAGACTCCTACATCATACAGTGTCAAGCTGAAGCTCAAGAAG TCACAATTGCTCGGGCTATTGAGCTGAAACACAATCCAGGCCTAATAGCTGCTCTTGCTTATGAAACAGCCAACTTCTACCAAAAAGCTG ATCAAACATTATCCAGTTTGGATCCAACCTATGCAGGTAAATGGAGGAAGTACTTAAACTTGAAGAGCTGTTTCTATATGGCCTAC GCATACTGTTACCATGGCCAGACTTTGCTGGTGAGTGATAAATGTGGGGAAGCGATCAGATCTCTGCAGGAATCAGAAAAAT tTTTTGCCAAGGCTGAAACATTGTGCAAAGAATATGGAGAAACCAAAGGGCCTGGGACTACTGCCAAACCTTCTGGACATCTTTTCTTTAGGAAATTAGGAAGTTTGATTAAGAACACATTAGAAAAATGCCAGAGAGAGAATGGATTTAT CTATTTCCAGAAGGTGCCAGCAGAAGCTCCCCAGCTGGAATTGAAAGCAAACTATGGCTTAGTAGAGCCTGTTCCTTTTGAGTTTCCTGTTTTGAATGCACATTGGACTCCTGAAACAGTTGCAGCATTTGATCTCACCAAGAGGCCAAAGGAGGATGCT GATAAACCAAAACCAGATGAAGAAGTAAAACCTCTGAAGGAACCAAATATAAAGCCTCAAAAAGACAGTGGATGCCAGATTTCTTAA
- the BROX gene encoding BRO1 domain-containing protein BROX isoform X3: MRSAAMGWCHRLSAGAACGGGRVTHRREQPGRAGVPRPRDPAGGSPGPFRAGLRHRGDSSAAQIWHRQHCRKKMTHWFHRNPLKATAPVSFNYYGVTTTPAATKVCNDLRLSRTRLLELFTDSSCNPEIMKNAADLYFSLLQGFILSLDDSSQECKLRYIQNFKWTDTLQGQVPSAQQDAVFELISMGFNVALWYTKYASRLAGKEDITEDEAKGVHRSLKIAAGIFKHLKESHIPKLITPVEKGRDLEARLIDSYIIQCQAEAQEVTIARAIELKHNPGLIAALAYETANFYQKADQTLSSLDPTYAGKWRKYLNLKSCFYMAYAYCYHGQTLLVSDKCGEAIRSLQESEKFFAKAETLCKEYGETKGPGTTAKPSGHLFFRKLGSLIKNTLEKCQRENGFIRQKRTEAEVEKTSR; this comes from the exons ATGCGATCGGCAGCGATGGGGTGGTGCCATCGGCTCTCGGCTGGCGCAGCCTGCGGCGGCGGGCGCGTGACCCACCGCCGggagcagccgggccgggccggagtCCCGCGGCCTCGAGATCCCGCGGGCGGATCCCCCGGACCGTTCCGGGCCGGGCTGCGACACCGCGGGGACAGCAGCGCTGCGCAG ATTTGGCATAGACAACACTGCAGGAAGAAAATGACCCACTGGTTCCATCGCAACCCTCTGAAGGCTACAGCTCCCGTTTCATTTAATTATTATGGGGTAACCACCACTCCAGCGGCAACAAAGGTTTGCAA TGACTTGCGGTTGTCTCGAACACGGCTATTGGAGCTGTTTACAGATTCAAGTTGTAATCCAGAAATTATGAAGAATGCAGCTGACTTGTacttctctcttctgcaag GTTTTATCCTTTCACTGGATGACTCTTCCCAAGAATGTAAATTGAGATATATTCAGAATTTCAAGTGGACTGACACATTACAAGGACAAGTCCCGAG TGCCCagcaggatgcagtatttgaactGATTTCCATGGGATTTAATGTAGCTCTATGGTACACAAAATATGCATCAAGACTTGCTGGAAAAGAAGA TATAACAGAAGATGAAGCAAAAGGTGTTCACCGCAGCCTGAAGATAGCAGCTGGGATTTTTAAACACCTGAAG GAAAGTCACATTCCAAAATTGATTACACCCGTGGAAAAGGGAAGAGATTTAGAAGCTCGACTTATAGACTCCTACATCATACAGTGTCAAGCTGAAGCTCAAGAAG TCACAATTGCTCGGGCTATTGAGCTGAAACACAATCCAGGCCTAATAGCTGCTCTTGCTTATGAAACAGCCAACTTCTACCAAAAAGCTG ATCAAACATTATCCAGTTTGGATCCAACCTATGCAGGTAAATGGAGGAAGTACTTAAACTTGAAGAGCTGTTTCTATATGGCCTAC GCATACTGTTACCATGGCCAGACTTTGCTGGTGAGTGATAAATGTGGGGAAGCGATCAGATCTCTGCAGGAATCAGAAAAAT tTTTTGCCAAGGCTGAAACATTGTGCAAAGAATATGGAGAAACCAAAGGGCCTGGGACTACTGCCAAACCTTCTGGACATCTTTTCTTTAGGAAATTAGGAAGTTTGATTAAGAACACATTAGAAAAATGCCAGAGAGAGAATGGATTTAT TAGGCAAAAGAGGACAGAGGCGGAAGTAGAGAAGACCAGTAGGTGA
- the BROX gene encoding BRO1 domain-containing protein BROX isoform X1, producing MRSAAMGWCHRLSAGAACGGGRVTHRREQPGRAGVPRPRDPAGGSPGPFRAGLRHRGDSSAAQIWHRQHCRKKMTHWFHRNPLKATAPVSFNYYGVTTTPAATKVCNDLRLSRTRLLELFTDSSCNPEIMKNAADLYFSLLQGFILSLDDSSQECKLRYIQNFKWTDTLQGQVPSAQQDAVFELISMGFNVALWYTKYASRLAGKEDITEDEAKGVHRSLKIAAGIFKHLKESHIPKLITPVEKGRDLEARLIDSYIIQCQAEAQEVTIARAIELKHNPGLIAALAYETANFYQKADQTLSSLDPTYAGKWRKYLNLKSCFYMAYAYCYHGQTLLVSDKCGEAIRSLQESEKFFAKAETLCKEYGETKGPGTTAKPSGHLFFRKLGSLIKNTLEKCQRENGFIYFQKVPAEAPQLELKANYGLVEPVPFEFPVLNAHWTPETVAAFDLTKRPKEDADKPKPDEEVKPLKEPNIKPQKDSGCQIS from the exons ATGCGATCGGCAGCGATGGGGTGGTGCCATCGGCTCTCGGCTGGCGCAGCCTGCGGCGGCGGGCGCGTGACCCACCGCCGggagcagccgggccgggccggagtCCCGCGGCCTCGAGATCCCGCGGGCGGATCCCCCGGACCGTTCCGGGCCGGGCTGCGACACCGCGGGGACAGCAGCGCTGCGCAG ATTTGGCATAGACAACACTGCAGGAAGAAAATGACCCACTGGTTCCATCGCAACCCTCTGAAGGCTACAGCTCCCGTTTCATTTAATTATTATGGGGTAACCACCACTCCAGCGGCAACAAAGGTTTGCAA TGACTTGCGGTTGTCTCGAACACGGCTATTGGAGCTGTTTACAGATTCAAGTTGTAATCCAGAAATTATGAAGAATGCAGCTGACTTGTacttctctcttctgcaag GTTTTATCCTTTCACTGGATGACTCTTCCCAAGAATGTAAATTGAGATATATTCAGAATTTCAAGTGGACTGACACATTACAAGGACAAGTCCCGAG TGCCCagcaggatgcagtatttgaactGATTTCCATGGGATTTAATGTAGCTCTATGGTACACAAAATATGCATCAAGACTTGCTGGAAAAGAAGA TATAACAGAAGATGAAGCAAAAGGTGTTCACCGCAGCCTGAAGATAGCAGCTGGGATTTTTAAACACCTGAAG GAAAGTCACATTCCAAAATTGATTACACCCGTGGAAAAGGGAAGAGATTTAGAAGCTCGACTTATAGACTCCTACATCATACAGTGTCAAGCTGAAGCTCAAGAAG TCACAATTGCTCGGGCTATTGAGCTGAAACACAATCCAGGCCTAATAGCTGCTCTTGCTTATGAAACAGCCAACTTCTACCAAAAAGCTG ATCAAACATTATCCAGTTTGGATCCAACCTATGCAGGTAAATGGAGGAAGTACTTAAACTTGAAGAGCTGTTTCTATATGGCCTAC GCATACTGTTACCATGGCCAGACTTTGCTGGTGAGTGATAAATGTGGGGAAGCGATCAGATCTCTGCAGGAATCAGAAAAAT tTTTTGCCAAGGCTGAAACATTGTGCAAAGAATATGGAGAAACCAAAGGGCCTGGGACTACTGCCAAACCTTCTGGACATCTTTTCTTTAGGAAATTAGGAAGTTTGATTAAGAACACATTAGAAAAATGCCAGAGAGAGAATGGATTTAT CTATTTCCAGAAGGTGCCAGCAGAAGCTCCCCAGCTGGAATTGAAAGCAAACTATGGCTTAGTAGAGCCTGTTCCTTTTGAGTTTCCTGTTTTGAATGCACATTGGACTCCTGAAACAGTTGCAGCATTTGATCTCACCAAGAGGCCAAAGGAGGATGCT GATAAACCAAAACCAGATGAAGAAGTAAAACCTCTGAAGGAACCAAATATAAAGCCTCAAAAAGACAGTGGATGCCAGATTTCTTAA